One stretch of Pigmentiphaga aceris DNA includes these proteins:
- a CDS encoding methyl-accepting chemotaxis protein: protein MTFIRDAGLSTKLIASFALCALITLGVGLLGSRGIADLSSSLKLVFSNNLVSVAKTAEAKNKAVEQNRDLYRLVGSTMANAPQAVRDEILKSIKTNRADSEKAFAIYRATPLADDERAAGDKMEKDWPAYQALVDRMLATLASGDVDTTRTLLNGEVQAAYKTIIDELTLMVESNNRQIGEGAEDAEQQERVAKIYLYVGVLLAFIAAIVLGLIISRMISRPIATAVASAKRVAAGDLTQQIVSHSRDETGQLLTALSDMQNGLKATIQQIASAADQLASAAEELNAVTEESGRGLARQNAEIQQAATAVTQMTAAVEEVARNAASTSEASSLASTEAQRGRDQTREAAVAINNVSAGISSSTLQVEELASQVRDIGKVLDVIRGIADQTNLLALNAAIEAARAGEQGRGFAVVADEVRALAARTQTSTGEIEGMIGTVQRSADQAVLAMGTSRDLAANTQSLAQAAGQALDRIAEGISQINDRNMVVATASEEQANVAREVDRNLTNIQDLSTQTAAGSSQTSASSQELSLLAISFNDLVGKFKL from the coding sequence ATGACATTCATTCGTGACGCCGGGCTATCAACCAAGCTCATCGCGTCATTCGCGTTATGCGCATTGATTACGCTGGGCGTCGGATTGCTGGGGAGCCGCGGCATTGCCGATTTGTCCTCCAGTCTGAAGTTGGTCTTTTCGAACAACCTTGTTTCTGTCGCCAAGACAGCAGAAGCCAAGAACAAGGCGGTTGAACAAAATCGCGATCTTTACCGCCTGGTGGGCTCGACGATGGCGAACGCACCCCAGGCGGTGCGTGATGAGATCTTGAAGTCCATCAAGACGAATCGTGCGGATAGCGAAAAGGCGTTCGCTATCTATCGCGCTACCCCGCTGGCTGATGATGAACGCGCTGCGGGCGACAAGATGGAGAAAGACTGGCCCGCCTATCAGGCGCTGGTCGACCGCATGCTTGCGACCTTGGCCTCGGGTGATGTCGATACGACGCGCACCTTGCTGAATGGTGAGGTGCAGGCGGCGTACAAGACGATTATCGACGAGCTTACTTTGATGGTCGAGTCGAACAATCGTCAGATCGGTGAAGGTGCAGAAGACGCCGAACAACAGGAGCGTGTCGCCAAGATCTATCTGTATGTGGGCGTGCTGTTGGCTTTCATTGCCGCGATTGTGTTGGGCTTGATCATCAGCCGGATGATCAGCCGTCCGATCGCCACTGCAGTGGCCAGCGCGAAACGCGTGGCTGCGGGTGACCTGACTCAGCAGATTGTCAGCCATAGCCGGGATGAAACAGGTCAGCTGTTGACGGCGCTGTCTGATATGCAAAATGGTTTGAAGGCAACCATTCAGCAGATAGCCAGTGCGGCCGATCAGTTGGCCTCTGCTGCGGAAGAACTGAATGCGGTTACCGAGGAAAGTGGTCGTGGTCTGGCAAGACAAAATGCCGAGATTCAGCAGGCGGCGACCGCCGTGACGCAGATGACGGCGGCAGTCGAAGAGGTTGCACGCAATGCGGCCTCGACCTCTGAAGCATCGAGTCTGGCCAGCACCGAGGCGCAGCGTGGACGGGATCAGACACGCGAGGCCGCGGTGGCAATCAACAACGTAAGCGCTGGTATTTCTTCATCGACCTTGCAGGTGGAAGAGTTGGCGTCGCAGGTTCGAGATATCGGCAAAGTGCTTGATGTCATTCGCGGTATCGCTGACCAGACCAATCTGCTGGCGTTGAATGCCGCCATCGAAGCCGCACGTGCCGGTGAGCAAGGGCGTGGATTTGCTGTGGTGGCGGACGAAGTGCGGGCGTTGGCTGCTCGCACGCAAACCTCGACGGGCGAGATCGAAGGCATGATCGGCACGGTGCAACGCAGTGCTGACCAGGCCGTGCTGGCGATGGGCACGAGCCGTGATCTGGCCGCCAATACGCAGTCTTTGGCGCAGGCTGCGGGCCAGGCGCTGGACCGCATTGCTGAAGGCATTTCGCAGATCAATGATCGCAATATGGTGGTGGCGACGGCGTCTGAAGAGCAGGCCAATGTTGCTCGGGAAGTGGATCGCAATCTGACGAATATCCAGGATCTGTCGACGCAGACGGCAGCGGGTTCGAGCCAGACCAGCGCGTCCAGCCAGGAACTGTCGCTGCTGGCGATTTCGTTCAATGACCTGGTGGGCAAGTTCAAGCTGTAA
- a CDS encoding LysR substrate-binding domain-containing protein: MLPNLNSLLLFQRAVESGSLSKAAEQTHIALSAASRRIALLEDMYGVSLLVRTSSGVEPTAAGATLLAHVRKLLADVDAMNTDMSTYVDGVSAQVKCFANSSALGRGLPDALATFTSTFPDIRLEVREWRSRKIVQAVRSGIADVGVIMAGVPTDGVTLYPYHGDRLIVVVPPDHPLRGDRVRFSQVLAHDLVSLDKGTAVSRAIEEAAAEAGRPLRSRMQAQSFHAVCRMVAAGLGVGILPELSGVTYQQGLGLRTLILDEPWAQRDMFVCTRKEPLSLPIRRLVEHLVGHSIALTAATE; this comes from the coding sequence ATGCTGCCCAATCTGAACTCGCTGCTGCTGTTTCAGCGCGCGGTGGAAAGCGGCAGTCTGTCCAAAGCCGCCGAGCAGACCCACATTGCGCTGTCGGCCGCCAGTCGGCGCATTGCCTTGCTGGAAGACATGTACGGCGTATCGCTGCTGGTTCGCACCTCCAGCGGCGTGGAACCTACCGCAGCCGGTGCGACCCTGCTGGCCCATGTGCGCAAGCTGCTGGCCGATGTCGATGCGATGAACACCGACATGAGCACCTACGTCGATGGCGTGAGTGCCCAGGTGAAGTGCTTTGCCAACAGCTCTGCGCTGGGCCGGGGCCTGCCCGATGCCCTGGCGACATTCACCAGCACCTTCCCCGACATCCGTCTGGAGGTCCGCGAATGGCGCAGCCGAAAAATCGTGCAAGCCGTGCGCAGCGGCATTGCCGATGTGGGCGTCATCATGGCCGGCGTCCCGACAGACGGCGTCACGCTTTATCCATATCACGGTGATCGCTTGATCGTCGTCGTCCCGCCCGACCATCCGCTGCGCGGAGACCGCGTTCGATTCAGTCAGGTTCTGGCCCACGACCTGGTCAGCCTGGACAAAGGCACAGCCGTCTCGCGCGCCATCGAAGAGGCCGCAGCCGAAGCCGGCCGCCCCTTGCGATCGCGTATGCAGGCCCAGAGCTTTCATGCCGTCTGCCGCATGGTGGCAGCAGGACTGGGCGTGGGTATCTTGCCCGAGCTGTCGGGCGTGACTTACCAGCAGGGGCTGGGACTGCGAACCTTGATCCTGGACGAACCCTGGGCACAACGAGACATGTTCGTGTGCACCCGCAAGGAACCCCTGTCGCTACCGATCCGCCGCTTGGTGGAGCACCTGGTGGGGCACAGCATTGCGCTGACTGCTGCGACGGAATGA
- a CDS encoding tartrate dehydrogenase has product MTRKHSIAVIPGDGIGKEVMPEGIRVLDEVGRRFGIAFDYQHFNDWCTDYYVKHGTMMPDDWADQLGRHEAIFFGAVGAPDVVPDHTAVWGSVIKIRRDFDQYVNLRPVRLMPGVPSPLANRAPGEIDFLVVRENTEGEYSSLGGRMFEGTDREFAVQESVFTRTGVDRILEFSYQLAQRRPRKNLVAATKSNGISITMPYWDERLQEAAARYPDVATRKYHIDILCAHFVQHPDWFDVVVASNLFGDILSDLGPACTGTIGIAPSANLNPEGRFPSLFEPVHGSAPDIAGKGIANPIGQIWSAKLMLEHLGKDDPVYLEAAGAIMEAIETVLEHGPRTPDMGGTARTVDVGKAIAECIATRTVRAAA; this is encoded by the coding sequence ATGACCCGTAAACACAGCATCGCAGTCATTCCCGGCGACGGCATCGGCAAGGAAGTGATGCCGGAAGGCATCCGTGTGCTGGACGAAGTGGGTCGCCGTTTTGGCATTGCATTCGACTACCAGCACTTCAACGACTGGTGCACGGACTACTACGTGAAGCACGGCACCATGATGCCCGACGACTGGGCAGACCAGCTTGGTCGCCACGAGGCGATCTTCTTTGGTGCCGTCGGCGCGCCGGACGTGGTGCCGGATCACACCGCAGTGTGGGGCTCGGTCATCAAGATTCGTCGCGACTTCGATCAGTACGTGAACCTGCGTCCGGTTCGCCTGATGCCGGGCGTACCCAGCCCCTTGGCCAATCGTGCGCCGGGCGAGATCGATTTCCTAGTGGTGCGCGAGAATACCGAGGGGGAATATTCCTCGCTGGGTGGCCGCATGTTCGAAGGCACCGACCGTGAATTCGCGGTACAGGAATCGGTTTTCACGCGCACGGGCGTGGACCGCATTCTGGAATTCTCGTATCAGCTGGCCCAGCGCCGGCCGCGCAAGAATCTGGTGGCCGCCACCAAGTCCAACGGCATCTCGATCACCATGCCGTACTGGGATGAGCGCCTGCAGGAAGCCGCCGCGCGGTATCCGGACGTGGCCACCCGCAAGTACCACATCGACATTCTGTGCGCGCACTTCGTGCAGCATCCGGACTGGTTCGATGTGGTGGTGGCGTCCAATCTGTTTGGTGACATCTTGTCTGACCTGGGCCCGGCATGCACGGGCACCATCGGCATTGCGCCCTCGGCAAACCTGAACCCGGAAGGCCGTTTCCCGTCTTTGTTCGAACCGGTGCACGGTTCTGCCCCGGACATCGCAGGCAAGGGCATTGCCAATCCGATCGGCCAGATCTGGTCGGCCAAGCTGATGCTGGAGCATCTGGGCAAGGACGATCCGGTTTATCTGGAAGCAGCCGGCGCTATCATGGAAGCAATTGAAACCGTGTTGGAGCACGGCCCGCGCACCCCCGACATGGGCGGCACTGCGCGTACCGTGGATGTGGGCAAGGCGATCGCGGAATGCATCGCCACCCGCACCGTGCGCGCAGCGGCCTGA